The genomic interval GCGTGGCTTACGACGAATCCCCGGTGAATGGAAGCAACCGTACCGTGCGCTTGCCCGATAGCGACCGCGTATGGACTTCCATGGGGGCGAAGTACCGGTTCTCCGATGCGGGTGCCGTTGATATAGCTTATGCGCATCTATTCTCCGGAAGCGGTTCGATCGATAACACCCGAACCGTGGCGGGCCCGGTCAGTACGACTGTCACGGGTAAGTACGATGCGTCGGTGGATATCTTCAGCGTGCAGCTGAGCATGGCGTTCTAGGCGGTACGCGCATGAGACAAGTCGCGGTACTCGGGGCGGGCGTGATGGGTGCGCAAATCGCGGCCCATCTTGCCAACGCCAATGTTCCTGTATTGCTCTTCGACCTTCCCGCGAAAGAGGGCGACCCGAATGGCGTTGTGCACAAGGCCATCGATAACCTGGGGAAGTTAGAACCTAGTCCCATCGCCAGCAAGGCCAAGCTTGCACATATCGAAGCTGCGAATTACGACCAGGATCTCGGCCGGCTTGCCGGGTGCGATCTCATCATCGAGGCCATCGCCGAGCGCGTGGATCTGAAAAAGGCTTTGTACGAACGTATCGCGCCTCACGTAGGCGCGGACGCGGCATTGGTGACCAATACTTCCGGTTTGTCCATCCGCGCACTCTCTGGCGTGTTACCCGCGCAACTCAAGCCGCGTTTTTGCGGCGTGCATTTCTTCAACCCGCCGCGCTACATGTATCTCGTGGAATTGATTCCCGCGCCGGGGATGAATCTGGCCCTCCTGGACCGCCTGGAAACCTTCCTCACGACGACCCTGGGCAAGGGCGTGATACGCGCCAAGGACACGCCCAATTTCATCGCCAACCGCGTGGGCGTATTCTCGATCCTCACTGCTTTTCATCACACGCGGGTCTTCGGCCTGGGGTTCGATGAAGTGGACGCCATCACCGGCTCGCTACTGGGCCGCCCCAAGAGTGCCACCTACCGCACCGCGGACGTGGTGGGCCTGGATACCTTGTCCCACGTCGTCAACACCATGCGTGAGGGGCTAGAGGAGGATCCGTGGCATCCTCATTTTCAGTTGCCCGATTGGTATCGGAATTTGCTCGGCCAAGGCGCGTTGGGACAGAAGACGCAGCGAGGCATCTATCGAAAGCTGGGCAAGGACATCCATGTTCTTGACGCGAACTCGAAGGAATATCGCGCCTCGCAGGGGAAGGCCGATCCGGGCGTGGTGGATATATTGAAGCTGCGCGATGTAGCGGAACGCTTGAGCGCGCTGCGTGCCTCCTCCCATCCGCAAGCCAAATTTCTGTGGGCTTGCCTTCGTGACATGCTGCATTACTGTGCTGTACACTTAACTAGTATCTCTGATAACGCGCGGGACCTGGATCTGGCGGTGCGGTGGGGATTCGGCTGGAACCAAGGTCCCTTCGAGCTATGGCAGGAAGCCGGCTGGCACAAGGTGGCAGGCTGGATCGCCGCCGACATTGCCGCCTGCAAAGCGCTGGCGAAAGTGCCGCTGCCACCATGGGCGACGGAGGAAGAGCGCCTAGGAGTGCATCGCGCGCAAGGTTCCTTCGATCCCGCATCGAATACCTATACGCCACGCCGGAACCTTTCGGTATACCGGCGCCAGCATTATCCCGATACCCTCGCGGGGGAGGAACGCAAGTATGGCGATGCCATCTTCGAAACCAGCGCGGTGCGCCTATGGCATGCCGGAGACGACATCGGTGTCGTG from Betaproteobacteria bacterium carries:
- a CDS encoding 3-hydroxyacyl-CoA dehydrogenase/enoyl-CoA hydratase family protein, producing the protein MRQVAVLGAGVMGAQIAAHLANANVPVLLFDLPAKEGDPNGVVHKAIDNLGKLEPSPIASKAKLAHIEAANYDQDLGRLAGCDLIIEAIAERVDLKKALYERIAPHVGADAALVTNTSGLSIRALSGVLPAQLKPRFCGVHFFNPPRYMYLVELIPAPGMNLALLDRLETFLTTTLGKGVIRAKDTPNFIANRVGVFSILTAFHHTRVFGLGFDEVDAITGSLLGRPKSATYRTADVVGLDTLSHVVNTMREGLEEDPWHPHFQLPDWYRNLLGQGALGQKTQRGIYRKLGKDIHVLDANSKEYRASQGKADPGVVDILKLRDVAERLSALRASSHPQAKFLWACLRDMLHYCAVHLTSISDNARDLDLAVRWGFGWNQGPFELWQEAGWHKVAGWIAADIAACKALAKVPLPPWATEEERLGVHRAQGSFDPASNTYTPRRNLSVYRRQHYPDTLAGEERKYGDAIFETSAVRLWHAGDDIGVVSFKSKMHTIGEDVLEGIQQAIEESESRFAGLVMWQTEPPFSLGANLSGPSARPEGGSKPSALGKMFKSFRKEAEAVVLKAARKLNVADALMAGRLEKVESVVALFQDTTSAWKYAKLPTVAAVDGMALGGGCEFVMHSARAVASLESYIGLVEAGVGLLPAGGGCKELALRAAEEAKGADLFPFIRRYFETVAKADVSRSAEQARELGYLRPGDPIVMNRFELLHVAKWQARALAETGYRPPLPPRAIPVAGRNVIATFKAHLANLFEGQYISEHDRLVTEKIAYVLCGGDLDAGTLVDERWFLQLERECFMELLATEKTQARIEYTLKTGKPLRN